The Deinococcus aerolatus sequence TAGGCGAGGTGGCGCTGCTGACCCGCCTGAGCGTCCGCACGCTGCACCACTACGACGAGATTGGGCTGCTGCGGCCCGGCGCGCGGACGGAGGCGGGCTACCGGCTGTACACGCCTGCTGACCTGGCGCGGCTGTGGCGCGTGCTGAGCTACCGCGAGCTGGGCTTCCCGCTGGCCGAGATCACCCGGCTGCTGGACGCTCCGCCGGGGGGCGAGGTGGCCGCGCTGCGGACGCAGGTGGCCCTGCTGCGAGAAAAGCAGCGCCGGACCCAGGCCACCCTGGACGCCGCCCTGACCTACCTGAGGGCCGCCGAACGCGGTGAAGGAGTTCCAACCATGACGAACGCAGAAGTAAAAGGCATCTTTGACGGCTTCGATCCTGCCGAGCACGAGGCCGAGGCCCAGGAACGCTGGGGCGACACCGACGCCTACACGCAGAGTGCCCGCCGCACCAGCCGGTACGGCAAGGCTGACTGGGAGGCGGTCAGGGCCGAGCTGAACGTCATCTATAACCGCTATCTGACCCTGATGGCTGCCGGAACACCGCCCGGTTCTGCCGAGGCCAGAGCGGTGGCTGCCGATCACCGCGCCCATATCTCTGCCCGCTATTACGACGCCTCGCCGGAGATGATGCGCGGACTGGCGCAGATGTGGGTGGCCGACGAGCGCTTCACCCGCAACATCGACAGTGCAGGTGAGGGGCTGGCGGCGTACCAGAGCGCGGCGGTGCTGGCGTGGGCAGACGAGAAGATGAACGCTCAGCCGTAAAAGCGCTGCCTGATCCCTCCTAGAGCACCCGCCGCTCCAGCCCCGCCTGTCCCCGGCCCAGTCGCCTCTCCAGGGTCCGCACCAGCCGGGTCAGGGTAAAGGTCAGCAGGAAGTACACCAGCGCCAGCACGGCGTAGACCTCGAACTGGCGGTAGGTCACCCCGGTGATGTACTTGCCCTGTGCGAACAGTTCCTGCAAGGTCACGGCGCTGGCCAGACTGCTGCCCAGAATCAGGCTGACCAATTCGTTGCCCAATGCGGGCAGCGCCACCCGCCACGCCTGCGGCAGCACCACGTAGCTCAGCGCCTGGGCGCGGCTCAACCCCAGGCTGCGGCCCGCCTCGATCTGGCCAACCGGCACGCTGCTCAGCCCGCCGCGTACGATCTCGGAGGTGTACGCCGCCGAGTACAGCCCCAGCGCCAGCACCGCCGCCGGAAAGCTGTCCAGCGTGACGCCCAGCGCGGGCAGGCCGTAATACACCACGCTCAGCAGCACGATCAGCGGAATGCCGCGCACCACCTCGACGTAGGCGTTGCCCAGCGTCCCCAGCAGCGGCACCTGAAAGACCCGGACCACGCCCAGCAGCGTGCCCAG is a genomic window containing:
- a CDS encoding MerR family transcriptional regulator — encoded protein: MEARGETAKQTWTVGEVALLTRLSVRTLHHYDEIGLLRPGARTEAGYRLYTPADLARLWRVLSYRELGFPLAEITRLLDAPPGGEVAALRTQVALLREKQRRTQATLDAALTYLRAAERGEGVPTMTNAEVKGIFDGFDPAEHEAEAQERWGDTDAYTQSARRTSRYGKADWEAVRAELNVIYNRYLTLMAAGTPPGSAEARAVAADHRAHISARYYDASPEMMRGLAQMWVADERFTRNIDSAGEGLAAYQSAAVLAWADEKMNAQP
- a CDS encoding amino acid ABC transporter permease, coding for MAELAEGFRTILAGDYPRLLLSGLGLTLAVSLCALGVSVVLGTLLGVVRVFQVPLLGTLGNAYVEVVRGIPLIVLLSVVYYGLPALGVTLDSFPAAVLALGLYSAAYTSEIVRGGLSSVPVGQIEAGRSLGLSRAQALSYVVLPQAWRVALPALGNELVSLILGSSLASAVTLQELFAQGKYITGVTYRQFEVYAVLALVYFLLTFTLTRLVRTLERRLGRGQAGLERRVL